In Erythrobacter sp. F6033, a single genomic region encodes these proteins:
- a CDS encoding TonB-dependent receptor, with translation MKISKRAILAQSAAFAAIAISSPALAQDSDQADTVEGEENVIIVTGFKKSLQDSIDLKRNSSVVVDAVSAEDVGKFPDQNVAESLQRITGVAIDRSGGEGQFITVRGLGPEFNAVLLNGRTLATDNDGREFSFDVLSSDIIQTAEVYKSSQPSLQSGGIGAVVNVTTAKPIDRLGFNATISAAGIYEELSDEFGTDISGVLSWSNGNVGALFGASYSKRNAQIDRNLTNGFALRQGNPAIFAPESSSNLQPTDISEESAPGALDGGLPAGARLQQQVIFSRDDQERERLTLNGALQFNMADRGTLTFDGLYSKFEIDSFDTQFSGFFSPPFIDPVVDANGTVTSFSRPSLDFQARNPDIAGLVGASQNDNVLTSNNREAETLAFGANFEFEATDRLTIVADASYSKATRDGTNPFVVLGALAPTSPLIQSTSTSGISTITNINAADFVDTSIQRLHFVNVNRTRVDDEVIEFRFDGDWEVDAGPLTKISFGGISTDRSKSRDLFDNFADPDGEGPLSASNIFCAYCGYTVGFDESILNQFSFDGFLSGVEGADTVPSTILNASFADAFAQLNDVANINDPARTGGNTAALLAYLNGGGLDPVLGIYTPTFNASGSFEVEEQIYATYINAELGGEFGGGVPWSANFGARVAWTNVLSSGVDQPVVEFTANINDTQLEPILAVPVPTSVSNDYFNFLPSANFKVEPTADTVLRLSYARTVTRPTLTALGVANTFGGRSDAPLSGGGNPLLESFEADNFDISFEWYFDNLSYFSVAGFHKELGNFIQSETVLVPQQIRLFDSTGVQPDQIVTRDFADTRQRNGLSGSISGVELAFQKTFDNGFGGIVNYTYVTSSRDNAPAGDLGFNGFTPHTVNVTGFYENGPFAARVSYNYRDGFLVLGQAEFAEPRQREAFGQLDASASFELTDQFQIFAEGINILGEDTRDFSRFPNRLLTYTRTGARYTLGVRASF, from the coding sequence CAACAGCTCGGTTGTTGTTGATGCCGTTTCGGCGGAAGACGTCGGCAAGTTTCCTGATCAGAACGTCGCAGAATCGCTTCAGCGCATCACCGGTGTGGCGATTGACCGTTCCGGTGGTGAGGGCCAGTTCATCACCGTCCGCGGCCTCGGTCCAGAATTCAACGCCGTACTCCTTAACGGACGCACACTTGCAACGGACAATGATGGCCGCGAATTCTCGTTCGATGTGCTTTCATCGGACATTATCCAAACCGCCGAAGTTTACAAATCATCGCAGCCATCGCTCCAGTCGGGCGGTATTGGTGCGGTTGTTAATGTGACAACCGCAAAGCCGATTGACCGTCTCGGCTTTAACGCGACAATTTCAGCTGCGGGCATTTACGAAGAATTGTCCGACGAATTTGGCACCGATATCAGCGGTGTGCTGTCGTGGTCGAACGGTAACGTTGGCGCTCTTTTCGGCGCTAGCTACAGCAAACGTAACGCTCAAATTGATCGCAATCTTACCAATGGCTTTGCGCTTCGTCAGGGCAACCCGGCAATCTTCGCGCCCGAGTCCTCCTCAAATCTTCAGCCCACCGACATTTCGGAAGAGTCAGCGCCTGGCGCACTTGACGGCGGCCTGCCAGCAGGCGCTCGCTTGCAGCAACAGGTGATCTTCAGTCGCGACGATCAGGAGCGTGAACGTCTCACCTTGAACGGCGCGCTTCAATTCAACATGGCGGACCGTGGGACGCTGACGTTTGACGGACTATATTCGAAGTTCGAGATTGATTCCTTCGATACACAGTTCTCGGGTTTCTTTTCGCCGCCCTTTATTGACCCGGTGGTAGATGCGAACGGAACGGTAACGTCCTTTAGCCGCCCGAGCCTCGATTTTCAGGCACGCAACCCGGACATCGCTGGTCTGGTTGGCGCATCGCAAAACGACAACGTTCTCACGTCGAACAACCGCGAGGCGGAAACGTTGGCGTTCGGCGCAAACTTCGAATTTGAAGCAACCGACCGCCTAACAATTGTGGCTGACGCTTCCTATTCGAAAGCGACGCGCGACGGCACCAATCCGTTTGTGGTTTTGGGCGCGCTTGCCCCGACATCGCCTTTGATCCAGTCGACAAGCACATCGGGCATCTCGACAATCACCAATATCAACGCAGCCGACTTCGTCGATACATCGATCCAGCGTTTGCACTTTGTGAATGTAAACCGCACGCGGGTTGATGATGAGGTGATCGAATTCCGCTTTGATGGTGATTGGGAAGTGGACGCCGGACCGCTCACCAAAATTAGCTTTGGCGGTATTTCGACCGACCGCAGCAAATCGCGCGATCTGTTCGATAACTTCGCCGATCCTGATGGCGAAGGCCCGCTTTCGGCCAGTAATATCTTCTGTGCCTATTGTGGTTACACGGTCGGGTTCGATGAATCGATTTTGAACCAGTTCTCCTTCGATGGCTTCCTATCCGGTGTCGAAGGGGCAGACACAGTCCCTTCGACGATCTTGAATGCATCATTCGCTGATGCCTTTGCTCAGCTAAACGACGTTGCAAACATCAACGATCCGGCGCGCACCGGCGGTAACACGGCTGCCCTTCTGGCATACCTGAATGGCGGCGGTCTTGATCCGGTTCTCGGGATATACACCCCGACATTCAACGCTTCGGGCAGCTTTGAGGTGGAAGAGCAAATTTACGCCACTTACATCAACGCTGAACTGGGCGGTGAATTCGGCGGCGGTGTTCCATGGTCGGCCAATTTCGGCGCACGCGTAGCATGGACAAACGTGCTTTCGAGCGGCGTTGATCAGCCGGTGGTCGAATTTACAGCGAACATCAATGACACGCAGCTTGAACCGATTTTGGCTGTGCCTGTGCCGACGTCCGTTTCGAACGACTATTTCAACTTCCTGCCATCGGCCAATTTCAAGGTCGAACCGACTGCGGATACGGTCTTGCGTTTGAGCTACGCCCGAACAGTTACGCGCCCGACGCTGACCGCGCTGGGTGTTGCCAACACGTTCGGCGGACGCTCCGATGCGCCTTTGTCAGGCGGTGGTAACCCGTTGCTGGAATCGTTTGAAGCAGACAACTTTGACATCAGCTTTGAGTGGTATTTCGACAATCTGAGCTATTTCAGCGTTGCCGGTTTCCACAAAGAATTGGGCAATTTCATCCAGAGTGAGACTGTGCTTGTCCCGCAGCAAATCCGCCTGTTTGATTCGACGGGTGTGCAGCCTGATCAAATCGTGACCCGCGATTTTGCTGACACCCGTCAGCGCAACGGTCTTTCTGGTAGCATTAGCGGTGTTGAACTTGCCTTCCAAAAGACGTTTGACAACGGCTTTGGCGGTATCGTGAACTACACCTACGTCACATCATCGCGTGACAATGCTCCGGCTGGCGATCTTGGCTTTAACGGCTTTACGCCGCACACCGTGAACGTCACCGGCTTTTATGAAAACGGCCCGTTTGCGGCACGCGTTTCGTACAATTACCGCGATGGTTTCTTGGTGCTTGGTCAGGCTGAATTTGCTGAACCGCGCCAGCGTGAAGCCTTCGGACAGCTGGACGCATCGGCAAGCTTTGAACTGACAGACCAGTTCCAAATCTTTGCAGAAGGCATCAACATTCTCGGCGAAGATACACGCGACTTCTCGCGCTTCCCCAACCGTCTGTTGACCTACACCCGTACCGGTGCACGCTACACATTGGGTGTGCGCGCATCGTTCTAA